The Streptomyces sp. ICC1 DNA window CGTCTTCGGGGTGGGCGACTGGCGCACCCCGTTCTCCGCCCAGTCCATCACCAAGGTGTTCGCGCTGGCCCTCGCGCTCGCCGAGGGCGGCGACAGCCTGTGGGAGCGGGTCGGCCGGGAACCCTCCGGCAACCCCTTCAACTCCCTGGTGCAGCTGGAGTACGAGAACGGCATCCCGCGCAACCCGTTCATCAACGCGGGCGCGCTCGTGGTCACCGACCGGCTCCAGACGCTGACGGGCGACGCGAGCAGCGAACTGCTGCGCTTCCTGCGGGAGGAGAGCCAGAACGAGGACCTCGGCTTCGACCCGGAGGTCGCCGCCTCCGAGTCCGAGCACGGTGACCGCAACGCGGCGCTCGCCCACTTCATGGCGAGCTACGGGAACCTCGACAACCCGGTGCCGGCCCTGCTGGAGCACTACTTCTGGCAGTGCTCGATCGAGATGTCCTGCGCGGACCTGGCCCGCGCCGGGCGCTTCCTGGCCCGCCACGGCCTGCGCGCGGACGGCACGCGGCTGCTGACCCGCAGCGAGGCGAAGCAGATCAACGCGGTCATGCTG harbors:
- a CDS encoding glutaminase; protein product: MDYQALLEQVAKDIAPLVGSGAPAEYIPALASVDPRQFGMAVADLDGNVFGVGDWRTPFSAQSITKVFALALALAEGGDSLWERVGREPSGNPFNSLVQLEYENGIPRNPFINAGALVVTDRLQTLTGDASSELLRFLREESQNEDLGFDPEVAASESEHGDRNAALAHFMASYGNLDNPVPALLEHYFWQCSIEMSCADLARAGRFLARHGLRADGTRLLTRSEAKQINAVMLTCGTYDAAGEFAYRVGLPGKSGVGGGIVAVVPGACTLAAWSPGLDPQGNSVAAVAALDRFTTLTGLSVF